A single Bos mutus isolate GX-2022 chromosome 16, NWIPB_WYAK_1.1, whole genome shotgun sequence DNA region contains:
- the PRDX6 gene encoding peroxiredoxin-6 — protein sequence MPGGLLLGDEAPNFEANTTIGRIRFHDYLGDSWGILFSHPRDFTPVCTTELGRAAKLAPEFAKRNVKMIALSIDSVEDHLAWSKDINAYNGEEPTEKLPFPIIDDKNRDLAIQLGMLDPAEKDEKGMPVTARVVFIFGPDKKLKLSILYPATTGRNFDEILRVIISLQLTAEKRVATPVDWKNGDSVMVLPTIPEEEAKKLFPKGVFTKELPSGKKYLRYTPQP from the exons ATGCCCGGAGGTCTCCTCCTCGGGGACGAGGCTCCCAACTTCGAGGCAAATACTACCATCGGCCGCATCCGTTTCCACGACTATCTGGGAGACTC ATGGGGTATTCTCTTCTCCCATCCTCGGGACTTTACCCCAGTGTGTACCACGGAGCTCGGCAGAGCAGCAAAGCTGGCACCAGAATTTGCCAAGAGAAATGTCAAGATGATTGCTCTTTCCATAGACAGTGTGGAAGACCATCTTGCATGGAGCAAG GATATCAATGCTTATAATGGTGAAGAGCCCACAGAAAAGTTACCTTTTCCCATCATTGATGATAAGAATCGGGACCTTGCCATCCAGTTGGGCATGCTGGACCCAGCAGAGAAAGATGAAAAGGGCATGCCTGTGACTGCTCGTGTG GTGTTTATTTTTGGTCCTGATAAGAAACTGAAACTGTCCATCCTCTACCCAGCTACCACTGGCAGGAACTTTGATGAGATTCTCAGAGTAATTATCTCTCTCCAGCTGACGGCAGAAAAGAGGGTGGCCACCCCGGTTGACTGGAAG AATGGGGACAGCGTGATGGTCCTTCCAACCATCCCTGAAGAGGAAGCCAAAAAACTTTTCCCTAAAGGAGTCTTCACCAAAGAGCTCCCATCTGGCAAGAAATACCTCCGCTACACACCCCAGCCATAG